The Coffea arabica cultivar ET-39 chromosome 3c, Coffea Arabica ET-39 HiFi, whole genome shotgun sequence genome contains a region encoding:
- the LOC140037555 gene encoding uncharacterized protein — MAPPSKTAAAGKPAKSRATKSAAAVKAKKAPAAKKVRSYPTYFEMIKEAIIALKERTGSSPYAIAKFIEEKQKDLPPNFKKLLSVQLKKLLASGKLIKVKNSFKLAAPVKPTTAAAAGEKKPKKAVAPKKEAAGTKRKRTANVEKKKPKVVAAVSAKVKKTPVKKAPVKKAVKKTPVKKPKSLKSPAKKLKK, encoded by the exons atgGCGCCTCCATCCAAAACCGCAGCAGCCGGCAAACCGGCAAAATCTCGGGCGACTAAAAGTGCCGCTGCTGTCAAAGCCAAAAAAGCTCCTGCTGCGAAGAAAGTTCGATCTTATCCTACTTACTTTGAG ATGATTAAGGAGGCGATTATTGCGTTGAAGGAGAGAACCGGGTCGAGTCCGTATGCAATTGCGAAGTTTATTGAAGAGAAGCAGAAGGATTTGCCGCCGAATTTCAAGAAGCTTTTGTCGGTTCAGTTGAAAAAGCTTTTGGCGTCGGGAAAACTGATTAAGGTGAAGAATTCGTTCAAGCTCGCTGCTCCTGTGAAGCCTACTACTGCTGCTGCGGCCGGGGAGAAGAAGCCGAAGAAGGCTGTTGCTCCAAAGAAAGAGGCGGCGGGTACCAAGAGGAAGAGAACTGCTAATGTGGAGAAGAAGAAGCCGAAGGTGGTTGCTGCAGTGTCAGCGAAAGTCAAGAAAACTCCCGTCAAGAAAGCTCCGGTGAAGAAGGCGGTGAAGAAAACGCCGGTGAAGAAGCCTAAGAGCCTCAAGTCGCCGGCGAAGAAGCTTAAGAAATGA
- the LOC140037554 gene encoding calmodulin calcium-dependent NAD kinase-like isoform X1, with protein sequence MLQVYLPKAQGRIRIDKLKKYKSAIIIKIWKYIKKSKSFSSIFNCSFILDSSIMHHQDGYGKVVLAHFLAATAIGLISAATLYFRRRKSKSSSSEDHHLNKFLAPFLDKTESGRVGKLEKFSDYVARQIGFKDGSECPRLSKLAYQYLKRSNGCHDRIYEYFANEADADSLYVKLVEEFERCILSYFAFYWSHASFMITQVLSVDSEQKKLKDFVMAATRKQRFEKVTRDLKVARVFSTLVEEMKAIGQTNGEPKCTEVMVPVAHSERSPVLLFMGGGMGAGKSTVLKQILKESFWSGAAANAVVVEADAFKETDVIYKALSSRGHHDMLQTAELVHQSSTDAASSLLVTALNEGRDVIMDGTLSWEPFVEQTIAMVRNVHKHRYRMGVGYKVADDGTVTENYWEQIEEQGEVAQIRKPYRIELVGVVCDAYLAVVRGIRRAVQTGRAVRVKPQLKSHKRFANAFPRYCPLVDNARLYCTNDTSGHPKLIAWKDGDSKLLIDPEDINCLKVVGSLNDEAESIYELHKESDPILKPGSIWNDVVLLPRRKTINQELRTVIAKIEVPAI encoded by the exons ATGCTCCAAGTATATCTCCCCAAGGCTCAAGGTCGCATTCGCATAGATAAactgaaaaaatataaaagcgccatcatcatcaaaatctggaagtacatcaagaaaagcaaaagtttCAGCTCCATTTTCAACTGTAGTTTCATCTTGGATTCTTCAATCATGCATCATCAAG ATGGCTATGGAAAAGTTGTTCTTGCCCATTTCCTGGCTGCAACCGCCATTGGACTCATCTCAGCTGCAACCTTGTATTTTAGGCGAAGAAAGTCAAAATCTTCATCCTCCGAAGATCATCACCTGAATAAATTTCTTGCTCCATTTCTAGACAAAACTGAGTCCGGCCGTGTTGGAAAGcttgaaaaattttcagattATGTTG CTAGGCAAATTGGGTTTAAAGATGGAAGTGAATGCCCTCGGTTGAGCAAGTTGGCTTATCAGTACTTGAAAAGATCCAACGGTTGTCATGATAGGATTTATGAGTATTTTGCTAATGAAGCAGATGCAGATTCTTTGTATGTCAAGTTGGTCGAAGAATTTGAGAGGTgcattctttcttattttgcattttaCTGGAGTCATGCTTCATTCATGATCACTCAG GTATTAAGTGTGGATTCTGAGCAGAAAAAGCTCAAGGACTTTGTGATGGCTGCAACAAG AAAGCAGAGATTTGAAAAGGTCACCAGGGACCTGAAGGTGGCGAGAGTTTTCTCTACGCTGGTGGAGGAGATGAAAGCAATTGGACAGACAAATGGGGAACCAAAATGTACAGAAGTCATGGTTCCCGTAGCTCACAGTGAAAGAAGTCCAGTACTTCTCTTTATGGGTGGTGGAATGGGAGCTGGCAAGAGCACCGTCCTGAAACAGATTCTCAAAGA ATCATTTTGGTCTGGAGCTGCAGCAAATGCAGTGGTGGTAGAGGCAGATGCTTTCAAGGAGACAGATGTCATCTATAAAGCACTTAGTTCCAGAGGTCACCATGATATGCTTCAAACTGCTGAATTG GTGCATCAATCTTCTACTGATGCTGCATCTTCCCTCCTAGTAACTGCCCTTAATGAAGGGCGTGACGTGATAATGGATGGTACCCTATCATGGGAGCCCTTTGTGGAACAGACAATTGCAATGGTTCGAAATGTTCATAAACATCGCTACCGCATGGGAGTGGGGTACAAGGTTGCAGATGATGGTACAGTCACCGAAAATTATTGGGAACAGATTGAGGAACAAGGAGAAGTAGCTCAGATCAGGAAACCATACAGAATAGAGTTGGTTGGAGTTGTTTGTGATGCTTATCTAGCTGTTGTAAGGGGCATCAG GAGAGCAGTACAGACAGGAAGGGCAGTGAGGGTAAAGCCACAGCTGAAATCACACAAGAGATTCGCAAATGCCTTTCCTAGATACTGCCCGCTGGTGGATAATGCAAGGCTCTATTGCACAAATGATACAAGTGGACATCCCAAG TTAATAGCATGGAAAGATGGAGATAGCAAACTTTTGATAGACCCTGAAGACATCAATTGTCTGAAGGTGGTTGGCAGCCTGAATGATGAAGCAGAGTCCATATATGAGCTTCACAAAGAATCTGACCCGATCTTGAAGCCAGGCTCAATTTGGAATGACGTAGTTTTGTTGCCCAGAAGGAAAACTATCAACCAGGAGCTGAGAACTGTCATTGCCAAAATCGAAGTTCCAGCAATATAG
- the LOC140037554 gene encoding calmodulin calcium-dependent NAD kinase-like isoform X2, whose protein sequence is MLQVYLPKAQGRIRIDKLKKYKSAIIIKIWKYIKKSKSFSSIFNCSFILDSSIMHHQDGYGKVVLAHFLAATAIGLISAATLYFRRRKSKSSSSEDHHLNKFLAPFLDKTESGRVGKLEKFSDYVARQIGFKDGSECPRLSKLAYQYLKRSNGCHDRIYEYFANEADADSLYVKLVEEFERCILSYFAFYWSHASFMITQVLSVDSEQKKLKDFVMAATRSFWSGAAANAVVVEADAFKETDVIYKALSSRGHHDMLQTAELVHQSSTDAASSLLVTALNEGRDVIMDGTLSWEPFVEQTIAMVRNVHKHRYRMGVGYKVADDGTVTENYWEQIEEQGEVAQIRKPYRIELVGVVCDAYLAVVRGIRRAVQTGRAVRVKPQLKSHKRFANAFPRYCPLVDNARLYCTNDTSGHPKLIAWKDGDSKLLIDPEDINCLKVVGSLNDEAESIYELHKESDPILKPGSIWNDVVLLPRRKTINQELRTVIAKIEVPAI, encoded by the exons ATGCTCCAAGTATATCTCCCCAAGGCTCAAGGTCGCATTCGCATAGATAAactgaaaaaatataaaagcgccatcatcatcaaaatctggaagtacatcaagaaaagcaaaagtttCAGCTCCATTTTCAACTGTAGTTTCATCTTGGATTCTTCAATCATGCATCATCAAG ATGGCTATGGAAAAGTTGTTCTTGCCCATTTCCTGGCTGCAACCGCCATTGGACTCATCTCAGCTGCAACCTTGTATTTTAGGCGAAGAAAGTCAAAATCTTCATCCTCCGAAGATCATCACCTGAATAAATTTCTTGCTCCATTTCTAGACAAAACTGAGTCCGGCCGTGTTGGAAAGcttgaaaaattttcagattATGTTG CTAGGCAAATTGGGTTTAAAGATGGAAGTGAATGCCCTCGGTTGAGCAAGTTGGCTTATCAGTACTTGAAAAGATCCAACGGTTGTCATGATAGGATTTATGAGTATTTTGCTAATGAAGCAGATGCAGATTCTTTGTATGTCAAGTTGGTCGAAGAATTTGAGAGGTgcattctttcttattttgcattttaCTGGAGTCATGCTTCATTCATGATCACTCAG GTATTAAGTGTGGATTCTGAGCAGAAAAAGCTCAAGGACTTTGTGATGGCTGCAACAAG ATCATTTTGGTCTGGAGCTGCAGCAAATGCAGTGGTGGTAGAGGCAGATGCTTTCAAGGAGACAGATGTCATCTATAAAGCACTTAGTTCCAGAGGTCACCATGATATGCTTCAAACTGCTGAATTG GTGCATCAATCTTCTACTGATGCTGCATCTTCCCTCCTAGTAACTGCCCTTAATGAAGGGCGTGACGTGATAATGGATGGTACCCTATCATGGGAGCCCTTTGTGGAACAGACAATTGCAATGGTTCGAAATGTTCATAAACATCGCTACCGCATGGGAGTGGGGTACAAGGTTGCAGATGATGGTACAGTCACCGAAAATTATTGGGAACAGATTGAGGAACAAGGAGAAGTAGCTCAGATCAGGAAACCATACAGAATAGAGTTGGTTGGAGTTGTTTGTGATGCTTATCTAGCTGTTGTAAGGGGCATCAG GAGAGCAGTACAGACAGGAAGGGCAGTGAGGGTAAAGCCACAGCTGAAATCACACAAGAGATTCGCAAATGCCTTTCCTAGATACTGCCCGCTGGTGGATAATGCAAGGCTCTATTGCACAAATGATACAAGTGGACATCCCAAG TTAATAGCATGGAAAGATGGAGATAGCAAACTTTTGATAGACCCTGAAGACATCAATTGTCTGAAGGTGGTTGGCAGCCTGAATGATGAAGCAGAGTCCATATATGAGCTTCACAAAGAATCTGACCCGATCTTGAAGCCAGGCTCAATTTGGAATGACGTAGTTTTGTTGCCCAGAAGGAAAACTATCAACCAGGAGCTGAGAACTGTCATTGCCAAAATCGAAGTTCCAGCAATATAG
- the LOC140037554 gene encoding calmodulin calcium-dependent NAD kinase-like isoform X3, with protein MLQVYLPKAQGRIRIDKLKKYKSAIIIKIWKYIKKSKSFSSIFNCSFILDSSIMHHQDGYGKVVLAHFLAATAIGLISAATLYFRRRKSKSSSSEDHHLNKFLAPFLDKTESGRVGKLEKFSDYVARQIGFKDGSECPRLSKLAYQYLKRSNGCHDRIYEYFANEADADSLYVKLVEEFERCILSYFAFYWSHASFMITQVLSVDSEQKKLKDFVMAATRKQRFEKVTRDLKVARVFSTLVEEMKAIGQTNGEPKCTEVMVPVAHSERSPVLLFMGGGMGAGKSTVLKQILKESFWSGAAANAVVVEADAFKETDVIYKALSSRGHHDMLQTAELVHQSSTDAASSLLVTALNEGRDVIMDGTLSWEPFVEQTIAMVRNVHKHRYRMGVGYKVADDGTVTENYWEQIEEQGEVAQIRKPYRIELVGVVCDAYLAVVRGISLPVVLYWPEIISCGVHVICA; from the exons ATGCTCCAAGTATATCTCCCCAAGGCTCAAGGTCGCATTCGCATAGATAAactgaaaaaatataaaagcgccatcatcatcaaaatctggaagtacatcaagaaaagcaaaagtttCAGCTCCATTTTCAACTGTAGTTTCATCTTGGATTCTTCAATCATGCATCATCAAG ATGGCTATGGAAAAGTTGTTCTTGCCCATTTCCTGGCTGCAACCGCCATTGGACTCATCTCAGCTGCAACCTTGTATTTTAGGCGAAGAAAGTCAAAATCTTCATCCTCCGAAGATCATCACCTGAATAAATTTCTTGCTCCATTTCTAGACAAAACTGAGTCCGGCCGTGTTGGAAAGcttgaaaaattttcagattATGTTG CTAGGCAAATTGGGTTTAAAGATGGAAGTGAATGCCCTCGGTTGAGCAAGTTGGCTTATCAGTACTTGAAAAGATCCAACGGTTGTCATGATAGGATTTATGAGTATTTTGCTAATGAAGCAGATGCAGATTCTTTGTATGTCAAGTTGGTCGAAGAATTTGAGAGGTgcattctttcttattttgcattttaCTGGAGTCATGCTTCATTCATGATCACTCAG GTATTAAGTGTGGATTCTGAGCAGAAAAAGCTCAAGGACTTTGTGATGGCTGCAACAAG AAAGCAGAGATTTGAAAAGGTCACCAGGGACCTGAAGGTGGCGAGAGTTTTCTCTACGCTGGTGGAGGAGATGAAAGCAATTGGACAGACAAATGGGGAACCAAAATGTACAGAAGTCATGGTTCCCGTAGCTCACAGTGAAAGAAGTCCAGTACTTCTCTTTATGGGTGGTGGAATGGGAGCTGGCAAGAGCACCGTCCTGAAACAGATTCTCAAAGA ATCATTTTGGTCTGGAGCTGCAGCAAATGCAGTGGTGGTAGAGGCAGATGCTTTCAAGGAGACAGATGTCATCTATAAAGCACTTAGTTCCAGAGGTCACCATGATATGCTTCAAACTGCTGAATTG GTGCATCAATCTTCTACTGATGCTGCATCTTCCCTCCTAGTAACTGCCCTTAATGAAGGGCGTGACGTGATAATGGATGGTACCCTATCATGGGAGCCCTTTGTGGAACAGACAATTGCAATGGTTCGAAATGTTCATAAACATCGCTACCGCATGGGAGTGGGGTACAAGGTTGCAGATGATGGTACAGTCACCGAAAATTATTGGGAACAGATTGAGGAACAAGGAGAAGTAGCTCAGATCAGGAAACCATACAGAATAGAGTTGGTTGGAGTTGTTTGTGATGCTTATCTAGCTGTTGTAAGGGGCATCAG TCTACCAGTGGTTCTGTATTGGCCTGAAATTATTTCTTGTGGAGTCCATGTAATTTGCGCTTGA